The Acetomicrobium flavidum genome window below encodes:
- a CDS encoding HAD family hydrolase, with product MSNLFNLDGPYWHPVNKSAFILDWDGVLAETDLDFSPIYERFFDGKRVMILEEASKLPEARRELIYKAIYDIEMEGAKRARPVNGSLELISWLESHNIPWAIVSRNTRQCVELAAKVASIKLPSVVITRDDGLLKPDPRVFLKASEMLGKTPFECVAVGDFLYDIVGARRASMRAILVRRANEPWREWADIACNEVFELVDILKNPLPLVPWEYQPVVKQRGLRWLEKAFSLTVRLPKEDFFETIVRLASWGIGGFSVPDGKLEADLWRRSPLLEPKFLWEPLDKAVEGFLKARFPLACVIKDDEAKNILVLSGNPGQDLTLVEEQISS from the coding sequence GTGAGCAACTTGTTTAATCTAGATGGTCCCTATTGGCATCCCGTAAATAAAAGTGCTTTTATACTCGACTGGGACGGCGTTTTGGCTGAAACTGATTTAGATTTTTCGCCCATTTACGAACGTTTTTTTGACGGAAAAAGGGTTATGATACTCGAGGAAGCTTCCAAACTCCCGGAAGCACGACGTGAATTAATTTACAAAGCTATATACGACATAGAGATGGAAGGCGCAAAAAGGGCTAGGCCCGTTAATGGATCGCTGGAGTTAATATCTTGGCTTGAAAGCCACAACATCCCCTGGGCTATAGTTAGCCGCAATACAAGACAGTGCGTTGAACTTGCCGCAAAAGTGGCATCTATAAAATTGCCATCTGTTGTGATTACGCGAGATGATGGTTTGCTTAAACCTGATCCTCGGGTTTTCTTGAAGGCCTCCGAAATGCTCGGTAAAACGCCTTTTGAGTGCGTGGCGGTTGGAGATTTTTTATATGATATTGTAGGAGCAAGGAGAGCCAGCATGAGGGCCATTCTTGTCAGAAGGGCCAACGAACCATGGAGAGAGTGGGCAGATATAGCGTGTAACGAAGTTTTCGAATTAGTGGATATATTGAAAAACCCCCTCCCTTTGGTGCCATGGGAATATCAGCCTGTAGTAAAACAAAGAGGGTTGCGTTGGCTAGAGAAAGCCTTCAGTTTGACCGTTAGATTGCCTAAGGAAGATTTTTTCGAGACTATCGTACGACTTGCAAGCTGGGGAATTGGCGGTTTCTCTGTTCCAGATGGTAAGCTCGAAGCGGATCTATGGAGAAGGTCTCCATTATTAGAGCCTAAATTTCTCTGGGAGCCATTGGATAAAGCGGTAGAGGGTTTTTTAAAAGCGCGTTTTCCCCTGGCTTGCGTGATAAAAGATGACGAAGCCAAGAATATCCTGGTCTTATCCGGCAATCCAGGACAAGACCTGACGCTTGTGGAGGAGCAGATTTCTTCATGA
- a CDS encoding GntR family transcriptional regulator: MADNPLTPAESTDLRQIVYNKIRDAIIMGIIKPGDKLSETELAQTLAVSRTPIREAIRQLAQTGIVKLIPRKGAFVTLPTEKDVNDLYEVRIALESIAVRNICKNPPKEKLLSFREYFLSVDENTDSNEFLEQDTAFHYFLRMSCDNRFLNQFLMETFDLIQLYRHYSIMGVNLKESAMEHVKIIDAILERDEEEATRLLQKHLEGARDDLLSFLKSDAFDLNKLI; the protein is encoded by the coding sequence ATGGCAGATAATCCTTTAACGCCGGCAGAGAGCACCGATTTGAGACAAATAGTGTATAACAAAATAAGGGATGCAATAATAATGGGCATAATTAAGCCGGGAGACAAGTTATCCGAGACTGAACTGGCCCAAACATTGGCCGTGTCCCGAACCCCCATAAGAGAAGCCATACGACAATTAGCACAGACAGGCATCGTAAAGCTCATCCCAAGAAAGGGTGCTTTCGTGACACTCCCGACGGAAAAGGACGTTAACGATCTTTACGAAGTTAGGATTGCATTGGAATCAATAGCAGTAAGAAACATCTGCAAAAATCCGCCTAAGGAAAAGCTCCTTTCCTTTAGGGAATATTTTTTATCGGTAGACGAGAATACCGATTCAAACGAATTTCTAGAGCAAGATACAGCCTTTCACTATTTTTTGCGCATGTCCTGCGATAACCGCTTCTTAAACCAATTTTTGATGGAAACTTTCGACCTCATTCAGCTTTACAGGCACTACTCGATAATGGGAGTTAATCTAAAGGAGTCCGCCATGGAACATGTAAAGATTATTGATGCCATCCTAGAAAGAGACGAAGAAGAAGCAACGCGACTGCTCCAGAAACATCTGGAAGGGGCTCGGGACGATTTGCTTTCCTTTTTGAAAAGCGATGCGTTTGATCTAAACAAGCTAATTTAG
- a CDS encoding PaaI family thioesterase — translation MSLKVLPGTPSCFVCGDKKENSRSLELNICWDEDDEHTSISFVPDGSWCGYEGIVHGGILAAILDDAMAWAIKALDDRTYVTAKMNVTFKRPVQLQRHYSASGFLDRKEERRAYTSALIQDEDGNTCVEAKAVFVLTKAI, via the coding sequence ATGAGCCTAAAGGTTTTACCCGGAACTCCTTCGTGTTTCGTTTGCGGAGATAAAAAAGAAAACTCCAGGTCTCTTGAACTTAATATCTGCTGGGATGAGGATGACGAACATACATCCATATCATTCGTTCCAGACGGCAGCTGGTGCGGTTATGAAGGAATCGTTCACGGGGGAATTCTGGCAGCGATATTGGATGATGCCATGGCCTGGGCGATCAAAGCGCTTGATGACAGAACATATGTAACTGCAAAAATGAACGTCACCTTCAAAAGGCCGGTTCAGCTGCAGAGGCATTATAGTGCCAGTGGGTTTTTGGACAGAAAGGAAGAACGTAGGGCATACACTTCGGCACTCATACAAGACGAAGATGGAAATACCTGCGTAGAGGCTAAAGCCGTTTTCGTGCTGACAAAGGCTATATAG
- a CDS encoding YdcF family protein — MVVVLGGGQRRSIDPAKLDPSPHSLVRLIGALELSIEFNWPIIVCGGSYSGEIPEAVAMANKARRLFPNITIYEEAQSRTTWENIKNTIPILKSLGVKDAILVTHGYHMFRAIMTAKEMAPEINWYPYPVGESRDLVPLSLMDFLPKASDFQINSIALREYLGIVAYKTRLLLRLT, encoded by the coding sequence GTGGTTGTCGTACTAGGAGGAGGGCAACGGCGAAGCATCGATCCGGCAAAACTAGATCCCTCTCCCCATAGCCTTGTGCGCCTGATCGGGGCTTTGGAATTGTCTATTGAATTTAATTGGCCCATCATAGTTTGCGGAGGTTCTTATTCAGGCGAGATACCGGAGGCAGTTGCAATGGCCAACAAGGCAAGAAGACTTTTTCCTAATATAACGATTTATGAAGAAGCACAATCCAGGACGACGTGGGAGAACATAAAAAATACAATCCCGATTCTGAAATCCCTTGGCGTCAAAGATGCCATACTCGTAACACACGGTTATCATATGTTCAGGGCGATCATGACCGCCAAGGAGATGGCTCCAGAAATCAATTGGTATCCGTACCCCGTGGGAGAATCAAGAGATCTCGTACCGCTATCTTTAATGGACTTTTTGCCAAAGGCATCGGACTTTCAAATTAATAGCATTGCATTGAGAGAATATCTCGGAATAGTTGCGTATAAAACCAGATTACTGCTGAGATTGACTTAA
- a CDS encoding replication-associated recombination protein A — MSQEQQELFEESFDSTGKASGGRDLRSVFEIPLPERVRPTSLEEFVGQSHLLGEGKPLRRLLEAGQVPNSILYGPPGTGKTTLVRVMANVTKRKLLEINAVTAKVSQLREIVDLAKGIKRSTGHSAMVFIDEIYHFNKQQQNVLLPAVERGDLILVGTTTENPYFEINKTLLSRAIVFELKPLTAEDLERILRRAIYDKKKGLGMFDLNVSDELISFIAQTAGGDARQALLRLEAVVLASVAVGKEKIALEDARQLAPKSLQRYDRAADQHYDVISAFIKSMRGSDPDAAVYWLARMLAGGEDVRFIARRMLIFASEDVGLADPFALVLAEAAAGAVDHVGLPEGRIILSQCAIYLACAEKSNSAYRAIDLALEELNKGNVQEVPLHLKSHGEGYVYPHDDPRHWVPQKYMNSSKRFYFPGNQGHERIIVERLQGLWKRFSQKDDVDRG, encoded by the coding sequence ATGAGTCAAGAGCAACAGGAGCTTTTTGAGGAATCGTTTGATTCAACGGGCAAAGCCAGCGGAGGCCGAGATCTTCGGAGTGTCTTTGAGATTCCTTTGCCTGAAAGGGTTCGCCCCACAAGCTTGGAGGAATTCGTAGGACAAAGCCACTTGTTGGGCGAGGGCAAGCCCTTAAGGCGATTACTGGAAGCCGGTCAGGTTCCAAACAGCATATTATATGGGCCTCCCGGAACGGGCAAGACTACGTTGGTAAGGGTCATGGCTAACGTTACAAAGAGAAAGTTGCTCGAGATCAACGCCGTAACTGCCAAGGTGTCACAACTTCGAGAAATTGTAGATTTGGCTAAAGGTATAAAGAGAAGCACTGGTCATTCGGCAATGGTCTTTATCGATGAGATCTATCATTTTAATAAACAACAGCAAAACGTTTTGCTTCCTGCCGTGGAAAGAGGCGATTTGATACTTGTTGGCACCACGACCGAAAATCCCTATTTTGAGATAAATAAAACTCTCCTTTCCCGTGCCATCGTATTTGAATTAAAACCCCTCACTGCGGAAGACCTCGAGCGCATCTTAAGAAGGGCCATATACGACAAGAAAAAAGGTCTTGGCATGTTTGACCTGAATGTCAGTGACGAGTTGATATCGTTTATCGCACAGACTGCAGGCGGAGATGCGAGACAAGCCCTTTTGCGCTTGGAAGCAGTCGTGCTTGCCTCTGTTGCAGTCGGAAAGGAAAAGATCGCCCTCGAAGACGCGAGACAGCTTGCACCCAAGTCCCTACAAAGGTATGATAGGGCAGCAGATCAGCACTACGATGTTATATCGGCTTTTATAAAAAGTATGCGAGGCTCAGATCCCGATGCCGCCGTCTACTGGCTTGCAAGAATGTTGGCAGGCGGCGAGGATGTCAGGTTTATAGCTAGGAGGATGTTGATATTTGCTTCTGAAGATGTTGGGTTGGCGGATCCCTTTGCCCTCGTTCTTGCAGAGGCCGCTGCAGGCGCGGTGGATCATGTCGGCTTGCCCGAGGGACGGATTATATTATCCCAATGTGCCATTTATCTTGCCTGTGCCGAAAAAAGCAACAGCGCCTACAGGGCAATCGATCTGGCACTTGAGGAATTGAATAAGGGAAATGTCCAAGAGGTGCCGTTGCATTTGAAATCTCACGGTGAAGGGTATGTATATCCTCATGATGACCCGCGACATTGGGTTCCACAAAAATATATGAATTCCTCCAAACGTTTTTATTTTCCTGGCAATCAAGGTCACGAGAGGATTATCGTGGAGAGGTTGCAAGGCCTCTGGAAGAGGTTCTCACAAAAAGACGACGTGGATCGTGGATAG